Genomic window (Rhododendron vialii isolate Sample 1 chromosome 4a, ASM3025357v1):
AAAGTAACTTTTGAAGTTGCTTAAAAGCTAATTTTGTGATGCATTAATTTTGGtacttttggattttgattttttaaaagatacTTCAATAAACTCTAATGTTGTAACAAACACCGCTTTAGATACGTTCATATGAACTGTTTAGTTGGCCATCTCAATGATAACTTGAATCTACTACTGAAGGTAATGTTTCGTTTAAACTAACAGATATTTTTCTAACATATGCAGGCAGCCAACACAAGTGCGTGAAACACAGAGTTGATGCCATCGACAAAGAGAACTTCACGTACAGCTATAGCATAATCGAAGGTGATGCTTTGATGGGCGTTTTCGAATCGATCTCTTATCACATCAAGATCGTAGCCACCCCTGATGGTGGATCTATTCTGAAGAACAGGAGCATTTACAAAACCAAAGGAGATGCTCAGGTTTCAGAAGAGGAAATTAAGGCCGGAAAAGAGAAGGCTTCAGGCATTTTCAAGGCTGTTGAGGCCTACCTCTTGGCTAATCCAGATTGCTAGAACTCCTGCTGTGTCCTGCGAATCTACATAAAGAACTTGGGATATGAACTCCCATGAGTGCGGTTTTGTATGATTAGTTAAGAGTACGTGTGGTTTTCAATTGTGTTGTTTGTCCATAAATCAATAAGGAAGACGCTACGGTTGTCTTTCAGTTTCACAGGATTGTGCTTGTGAAAGTATCAATGCAAGTCTTGttaacttttttgttgaatcatCTTGAACCTTTGATCGAGTAAGATTCTAATCTCTTTAGTAAAGAGTGAAAAAGCTCCACTTGCCATCAATTCCCGTAACTTGACAAATCCATATCAGTAGTGGCCAACAAATACTTGAATCGCATTCGCTTTCTGAACTCAACTATAATTAATCAGTACAGTTGGGCTTTATTTGTTTACAAACTGCCATTGAACACAGTGCATGTGCCGAATACCATAAATTGGGGAATCTACACCTTCACTTACTCGTATATAAAAAAATGTTGCAAACAAATTTCGCAACATTTGTAGTTGCAAAACGAATCATCAGCTCTCGTGTACTCAAGTGAACAGATGTATGGTTTAGTTGCAGCCACCCCTTCGACATTAGTACCCCTTCGACATTAGTACGTCCTATATCTGGTACACCACGGGACCTCTTCTTCGCCAAAGCCAGTTTGACTTGCGATAAAGGATTCGATGAACTCTCTCCTATCCACACATGGCGGAATCTTGACATCTCCTATCATGTCATCCAGAGACTCACTCAGAGCCCGGGAAATAGCCTCTGGATCGCTCTCAGAGGGCCTTTGCAAATTTTTGACAACGATGTCCACAACTATGGGAAACaccatcttcttctcctcctcctcctctttgtTGTGGTGTGCATCCTTCTCTTCAACCATAGAACGGGTGAAACTGACTACCTCATCTATGACCGAGTACTTGACTCTATCAGGTATGTTCACATTGGATGGCTCCAGATACAGGGCAAACTCGATACCTTTCTTGTCATCCTCAAGCCAAGCACGACGATACTGAGAAAACAAGCGCCTAAATGAATTCAGCACCAGAGTTTTATCACcactagaggccggggcacacgcgatgcgtgtgcaagtcggatatTTAGacaaaatttgtcaaaattcaatcaaacaataaGTGTAAAACATTTGtacaaattttgtcaaaatctgACTTACACAGGCATTGCGTATGCCCCGGTTTCTAATAGAATGTTAAGGGTAATTCGAGTAGGTAATTATGGGAAATTAACGTTTGACACAACGACACTATTTTGTCTATACCAAAGTGCGGAGTGTTTCTTTCAAAGATGCattgaacccttttttcttatGTTAGGACAAAACTGTGTTACAATGTACTAATACATAAATTTATACACCAAACATGTGATCTGTGTCACGTTAGTGGATCTAGGTTTCAGTTGATTTGTAAGAGGTTGGGGCACATGCGATGCGTGTAAAAGTCttgattttgcattttttttcaaattcaatcaaacaaataataaatgggaagatattgtgcatattttgtcaaaatataataattcagAAAAACATAcctcaatttataaaaatgaattctgtatatatataataataaacaTACCTCAATTTGTAAAGATGAATTCTGTATATTTACTCATTAGCCAAACACGCCTAAGGGAAAGTACATATAGATAGGTTAAAAAAGGAAAGGCCAAAATGCATTGAATCCAACCTATCTTGTTTGTTCCATTTATAATGGAGAAggttgaaaaaaaagagacctCAAAATAGTGCCCTAGACAGCCCAATCAAGCTGGGTATAAAATCCTATTTgataaaggagagagagagagagagagaatctaacCATTTTTGGTCGAAGCCTATATATCCTTGCAACAAtccgagggagagagagagagagagagagagagagagagtcgggagtttttttcttttttttgggtttcctCAGGTGCCGGCAATAGCAGAGATGGAAAGAGGAAACAATAAGCATGTACAAGAGTTATTTGCAGTTACGTAGTGGAGCAGTTTGTGACTttccctttatatatatatatatatatatatatatatatatattagaatagattgaccttttcaatt
Coding sequences:
- the LOC131322383 gene encoding major allergen Pru ar 1-like — translated: MAITYDMEIPSSIPAPRMFKAFVLDGDNLIPKVLPQAIKSVEILEGDGGVGTVKLTTFGEGYQHKCVKHRVDAIDKENFTYSYSIIEGDALMGVFESISYHIKIVATPDGGSILKNRSIYKTKGDAQVSEEEIKAGKEKASGIFKAVEAYLLANPDC